The genomic interval GCGGCAAGCCGGTCTTTATTCCCGATGTGCGCGTCGACTCCCGTTTTCAGTATCAGGAGGCCGCGCGGCGCGAGGGCCTGGTCTCGCTGCTCTGTGTTCCACTGGAGGTGCGTGGCGAGGTCATCGGCGTCTTGCGTGTCTATACTGCCGAGCCGGCGACCTTCCACGAGGATGATGTGCAGTTCCTGACTGTTCTCGCCAGTCTGGCCGCGCTCGCCATTGAGAACGCCAGACTGTACGAGAATCTGAAGAGTTCGTATGATGGCGTGATGGATGCTCTTTGGGGGAGCAGCCTCAGTCGTCAGCCATAAGCTGGCGCCGTGGTCGCCCCCTGTCCTCGACCTTGCCTTGCGCCTGCCTGTTTTTTGCTCCTTGCTTCCCTCTGCCTGATCCGGTTTCCGTTGTGTCGATTTGCCCACTTCAGCGGATACGTGTGTTGGTGAGATAGGGCGAGGTGAAGGTCGTGCGTTCTCCTGGCCGTTTGCCAGGTACAGGGAAGAGCCGCGCCGCCAGTGGCTTGCGCAGGCGTGTGGCCAGGGTAGCGACGTCGAGGAGGAGGCCGGCAATGGTCTGCTCTGAGCTGTCGCCCGGCAGAGGAATGGTGTCCAGTCCTGTGCCGCAGACAGCGGAGTAGAGTAGCAATTGATGAATGTGCAGGCGCCCCTCCTCCCAGCGTCGCCCTAAAAGGGCGTCCTCCAGTACAGGCAGCATGAGGCCACAGTAGCCACAGGTGGGCAAGGCAGTGCTTTGGAGACCACGGGTAATCGCGGCGGCGACGGTCAGAGTACCCGGATCACCGATGAGGCCGTAGCCACAGGCTTCGAGCGCGGGTACAATGCTCTCTTCGCCAAGAGGGGCAGGCGAGAGGTCAAGGCCATTGTAGTGGAGCTGGTGCTCGTCGCTGAGCACGCGCGCCAGGCCGGCCAGCGGTCCCAGTTGCTCTTCAAGTGTGCGACGAACAATGGCACTGATCGTTTCCGGGGCCAGGGGGTGGTGCGCTTCTGCTGCCGCGGCGCCAAGGGCCTGGCCAAGGAGAGGTGCGCCCTGAAGACCCAGGCCGAGGCTGGCTGGACCGCGATGGTAGGCGGCGGGGAAGAAGGGACAACCCGGTTCGACACAGGCCAGCGCGGCGAAGCGGAAGTTGCCATCGCCTTCGGGAGTCTCCCGGGCTAGACGGAGTATGAGGCGGGCTACGGCTGGAGCTGCGTCGTGACGCAGACCTTGCTCGCTACTGGCCAGCAGGACGCTGGCGCTGAAGGCCGGGCCAGCGCTGAGGAGGTCGACAAGCAGGGCCAGGCGCTCAAGCGGAAAGCCCGGCTCGACGGCAAGAGCGGGACCGAGCGAGCAAAAGACGATTTCTGACTCTGTGAGCATCTCTTGTAGCTCACGCCCGTAACGCTCGACGTCTTTGGCCGGCCAGGCGGCCAGGTCGCTGAGCAGCGGACGGGTGGCGAGGCGCTGCGTCTGCACCTCATAGCCCGCCTCGTGCAGACGAGCCGCGATGGCTCGCAGCTGCTGGGCCAGACGCCGCACAATGGCAGGCGTCAGCGGATGTGGCTCGGCTACGCCCAGGGTGATGGTGCGAATGGGGACCATTGTTGCTGACTCCTTTCCTCCCTCGTTGCTATCCGTATACAATATCTCAGGATACGCTATTTGGAGGCGGGCCGCCAGCAGACCAGCCCACGCCAGCGATGTCGCGCTCGCTGCCTTCGATGACAAGCTTGCAGGGAGAGAGGTGACAGCCAGGTGCTATGTCTATGACGTTAGAGACCGCCCAGCAGGCTGGCACCTGCTTTTTGTGCTCGCTTGCTGCCTTGACTCGCCCCTGCGCTGTTCCCCGCCTTGAAGGCTTTCTCCTTGCCGCCTGGGAACAACCGGCCAGCTCCGGTGAGCGCCTGCCCTGCCTGCTGTTGAAATGTACCGAGGGACTGGTCTCTCTCCAGTTGACCCGCGACTATCGGCGCCTGGTGCAGGAGCTGCGGGCCCGTGGGCGCCGGGCGCGCGGGCTACGGCTGCGGGCCTATCACCTGCCCACTCCGGCCCAGCCTACTGAGCAGCATGGGCGCCCCGTGCTTTCCTATCGTGCTGACCCCTGGACGCTGGTCGTGATCGAGCCGGATACGCTGCTCAATATTACGGACCTGCTTTACGCCGAATATTGTCCGCGTCAGTATCTGCTTCAGCGCCTGCTTCCCAGCGAGGCAACGCTGGAAACGTTGCGCGGCACGCTCGTCCATGCCTGCTTTAAGGAGCTGCTGAAGGCCCATGATCGCGGCTCGCTGACAGAGGAAAGCGGCCAGGCTCTGACGCTACTGCATCAGCAACTGCGTCGGGTCCTGGAACACAGTCGCCTTGAGCTGGCGCTCTTGAACCTTGCGCCAGAGCAGTTGGAAGCAGAGGTAGCTCCCCATTTGGAGAGCCTGGCGAACTGGTTCGAGCAGCAGCGCAGCACGCTATGGGATGTGCCTTTGCCGGCTGAGGGTCCAGCGGGTCCTGTGAGCAACCCGGGGGAGCACGGCGATCATCTGGTGCGCGCAGAAACGTTTCTGCTGGCGCCAGAGATCGGTCTGAAGGGGCGCTTAGATGTGCTTTGGCAGCAGGGAGGGCGACGGCGGTTGCTGGAGTTGAAGACGGGCGGCGCCTCGGGACCGCTGCCACGACGCAATCATCGCTGGCAGGTGCACGGCTATCACGCGCTCTTGACTGTCCGCCGCCAGGCTCGCACGCAGAAGGCCCTGGCGACCCTGCTCTATAGCGGCACACCCGGCGAGGCCCAGGCTTTTGGGATTCCTTTCTCGATCCGCGAGTTGCAGCAGGTGAATGAGCAGCGCAATCTGCTGGCGATCAGCCACGTCACTGGCGAGCCTTGCGCTCCGCCGGGGCCAGGGCGCTGCTCGAAATGTGCGCTGCGGGAGGAGTGCCGCCTCGTCTCCTGGCTGCTGGATTGGGAGCCGCCGGCGCTGGCTGCAACTTCGGACGCCACGCCTGCCTCCAACGCGCCCGCGCTGCCACCGCGAGCCGCCGGGCTTACGGAGAGTGACCGCGCTTTCTTCGCCCGCTACTACCGCCTGCTTCAGGCCGAGGGCCGGGCCAGCGAGCAGGAGCAGGCCCTGCTCTGGCAGGCACCGGTCGCTGAGCACGTGGCCCGCGGGATGGCGATCGCTGGACTGACCCCGCTGGAGCCACCTCAGCTCACAGAGCAAGGCGAGTGGGTGCAGCGCTTCCGCTGTGAGAATCGGTCGGAGCTGCGCAGCGGCGATGAGATCCTGCTCTGCGATGGCCACCCCCTGGATGGTGAGGTGGTCACGGGTACCGTTCTGGAGATCGGCGCCCGCGAGGTAACGGTCTGGACCCCCGAGCTGATCGCCCATCCTACCTTGATCGAGCGCCACGCCACAGATGTGGTTCATCTGCGCACGCTGCAGAATCTCTGGCGCTGGTTAGATGTGGAGCCGCGTCTGCGCGAGCTGGTCTATGGCCTGCGCCGTCCGCGCTTCAGCGATGAGCCGGTGACGTCGCGGGCAGACTTCAATCGCGAGCAGAATCTGGCAGTAGAGCGCGCACTTCAGATGCAGGA from Thermogemmatispora onikobensis carries:
- a CDS encoding AAA domain-containing protein, which gives rise to MSMTLETAQQAGTCFLCSLAALTRPCAVPRLEGFLLAAWEQPASSGERLPCLLLKCTEGLVSLQLTRDYRRLVQELRARGRRARGLRLRAYHLPTPAQPTEQHGRPVLSYRADPWTLVVIEPDTLLNITDLLYAEYCPRQYLLQRLLPSEATLETLRGTLVHACFKELLKAHDRGSLTEESGQALTLLHQQLRRVLEHSRLELALLNLAPEQLEAEVAPHLESLANWFEQQRSTLWDVPLPAEGPAGPVSNPGEHGDHLVRAETFLLAPEIGLKGRLDVLWQQGGRRRLLELKTGGASGPLPRRNHRWQVHGYHALLTVRRQARTQKALATLLYSGTPGEAQAFGIPFSIRELQQVNEQRNLLAISHVTGEPCAPPGPGRCSKCALREECRLVSWLLDWEPPALAATSDATPASNAPALPPRAAGLTESDRAFFARYYRLLQAEGRASEQEQALLWQAPVAEHVARGMAIAGLTPLEPPQLTEQGEWVQRFRCENRSELRSGDEILLCDGHPLDGEVVTGTVLEIGAREVTVWTPELIAHPTLIERHATDVVHLRTLQNLWRWLDVEPRLRELVYGLRRPRFSDEPVTSRADFNREQNLAVERALQMQDYLLIHGPPGTGKTAVIAEIVKRLCQRGERVLLAAFTNQAVDNMLLRLEAEGFHDYLRLGHERSVAEGVQDHLLKHLAPLSPEPGEAATEEGRADLATARLRAALRMLPVVASTTATWSSERYAPAEAQGNEADSLLRFDVALIDEAGQLTVPALLGALRFARRFILVGDEKQLPPLVLSREAAEGGLRESLFSLLKRRDEEYLARHPGAESACVALTTQYRMHEQIAAFPSRYFYGGELRAHPSVARRQLSLGGPAAPRLGERAAILRALRPSQPVVFLDVTTPESEARVSQAEARLVRELVTALLARGVGPSQIGIIAPYRAQVANLRRHLVWKQYGAPHPALTIDTVDRFQGGERAAIIISFATTQPPPPDSLLYEFLTDAHRLNVALTRAQRKLILVGHAAALEGLPLLSDLLSYCRELGAFISTEEE
- a CDS encoding GAF domain-containing protein — encoded protein: MTTNPQNAGPPPRSHKDYYTALHQAALTFSSSLELDEVLHSVAKSIAEAMQVKACVLRLFNKRTGQLEISASYGLSSNYLGKGPVDVSHSPIDHEVIQSGKPVFIPDVRVDSRFQYQEAARREGLVSLLCVPLEVRGEVIGVLRVYTAEPATFHEDDVQFLTVLASLAALAIENARLYENLKSSYDGVMDALWGSSLSRQP
- a CDS encoding DUF711 family protein; protein product: MVPIRTITLGVAEPHPLTPAIVRRLAQQLRAIAARLHEAGYEVQTQRLATRPLLSDLAAWPAKDVERYGRELQEMLTESEIVFCSLGPALAVEPGFPLERLALLVDLLSAGPAFSASVLLASSEQGLRHDAAPAVARLILRLARETPEGDGNFRFAALACVEPGCPFFPAAYHRGPASLGLGLQGAPLLGQALGAAAAEAHHPLAPETISAIVRRTLEEQLGPLAGLARVLSDEHQLHYNGLDLSPAPLGEESIVPALEACGYGLIGDPGTLTVAAAITRGLQSTALPTCGYCGLMLPVLEDALLGRRWEEGRLHIHQLLLYSAVCGTGLDTIPLPGDSSEQTIAGLLLDVATLATRLRKPLAARLFPVPGKRPGERTTFTSPYLTNTRIR